CGCGGAAGGAAGGTGGAAGTGAGGGACTGAGTGCGTGAGTGCGGGAGTGAGAGAGTGAGGCGAATTGTATTGCGGTGGCCGCACATTGATGTTGGGCCGATTGCCGCACAGGCCCATAACGGCGCGTACGGCTCGGACACGCCCGAACGGGCGCCCTCACACAAGCATTATCGGTGGACAATTGGCTCACCGAACTCTTGGCGTAGCCGTGACCTTGGTGTGGCATCCTAGGCGTCGTCAAACAAACCCTCAGTCTCACATAAAAATAAGGAAAAAGCCGACCAACCCCGCTTGCACTATGGCTCCAGCTACAATAATCGCTAGTGTGAATGTATGTATGATCGATGGGTGTTCAGTTGAACTGAATGGAATGGAGCATGCAATTTGATTGATTGAGTAAAAGACTGAATGAACACAATTGGgtttggttgaaggaaaaaaagCAGAGGAGACACAAATGGTTAAATAAGGGAAAAGAGTCTATATGATTAAGTTTAACTCTACCGATGCAAAAagaactaatatttatgatattaaataagtTTCATGCATTTGATTAACCACGAAATATTTTTTCCATATATATTAGTAAAGCTATTTGGTTGGagacataaatattgatactgtTCTTTTTTATAAATTCAGTCAAGCTTAAGGAAATTTGAGCTGGTCCAAACCTGGATTCATATATAGTGAAactatttaattaaatatataaatatttatacagtTTTTAATAAGTTGGTTTAGTCAAGTTTAAGAGAATTTGTCTTAGCCCAAGCCTTGAAGAGTGGGTACATGCTATAGCAGGTGAAAGACAGTGACAATGCAACAACTTTCCACGAAAGCTAGATGGTGAAAGACAGTGACAAGAAGCTCCACCAACAATCCAATACTGTATGTTTTGTTTATAGCAGCATAATTGCAGATCACATCCTCACTCAGCCTCAGCTCAGATTAGTCCATTCAATTCCACACAAGGCTGAAGAGCACACAGCCATGGCCatcagcatcagcagcagctcggTGGCCGCAAGCAACAAGCGCCTCCTGCTCGTGGCCGCCGTCGCTCTGGCACTCTCGGCGTCGCCGTCGGCGGTGTCGGCCCGCCGGCGCCCCGTGCGGCTGCGCCTGTACATGCACGACATCGTGGGCGGGCCGGGGCAGACGGCGGTGCGGCTGGTGAAGGGCCCGGGGCCGGAGAACCCGTCGATGCACCCGGGGAACTACTTCGGCGACACGGTGGCGGTGGACGACCTCCTCACGGAGGGCCTCGCCGTTGACTCCGCGCCCGTCGGCCGCGCGCAGGGGACCTACATGACGGGCTCCATGCGCCGCCCGGTGTTCGTGGTCGCCGTCACGCTGCTGCTCACGGCGGGGCCCTACAACGGGAGCACGCTCGTGGTGGCCGGCCGCGACGATACCTCGCTGCCTGTGAGGGAGCTCGCCGTGGTTGGCGGGACGGGGGCGTTGCGACGGGCAGCAGGGCACGTGCTGTGGAGCACGGCCAGGGTGGAGTCCGCGCTGCACGCCGTGCTGCTGCTGGATGTGCACGCGTCCGTGCCGGCGCCGAGCaaggctgccgctgctgctgcggAGTCGCTCGTCAGTTCTGCCTGACCTGACTTTTGTGTGATGTGTGATTCAGATCGAGATCAACGGCGGGTGATCGAATCGACCACTTTGCGACTGAAATTAACGAATTTTGTTCCACGAAACTGTGTGCTCAAGTGATTATATTGTTGGCTGTTCTTGTTCCAATTTGCTCTTGTAaactgtacaagaaaggaaaagTGACCTTTTGAATCGTCCTAAGTCAATGGTTCAAACTTCATTTGTTGCATATATACTAGGCAAAATTTGCTAGAGACACCGAAAGTAAGGTGACTTTACTAGTGGACACCGAAAAAAAATCGATTTGATGGTGGACACTTAGTTTGCGAAAAATTTGCTAGAAGACATTGAacatattaaaatattaatttctTTTGTAGGAGGTAATAGAACAGATGTGAAATGCTGTAGTTGCCCCCggctcttcttcctctctctctcccttccatggggtgtgCGATAGAACCCGAGCGAGTCCTTGGCGGCGCTGAGAATGTTGCTGATGGTGCACTGCTCCGCGCCCTGCCGCCGGTGCAGGACATTGAACCCCTCGGAGATCCGATGCAAGCAGCTGAATCGGGCGTTCGTCGGCAGGCATCTGGCGACGGCGACGTCAACGCACTTGGCGGCGGCAGTACTCGAGGCGCACGGGCCGGAAGGTAGTACAAGGTTAGTGAtcgaaagtttttttttattggcACATAGTTTCTTTTTTTAAGGGGTCCGTCTACCCAACCACCATGTGTTTTATGtaatttcaacacatgaatttttttacaccatagaattaagatccaacagcctctagcctccttctaccttcagccttcttctacctccagacaatcacaaatcacaagatcacagatcacagataaaaaaacatttttttctatgcaagaaaaaaaaaaaggtgtgtgtgtgtgcagcAGCTAGGCTAGCAAGTTCCCTTGCGCTGGCGCCCGTTGTTTCGCTGGGCCGGCCCGTTGACGCCAGGTGGTGGCCGCGCGTGGATTGGCCGAGCCGGGCGCACTCGCTCGTTGACTCTGAGAGATAGttgaaaagagagagggagagaggaataaaaaaaatctatgtgttttttttactaaaatacACATGTGTTATATAGTATTTCTGTTTCTTAAACTATTGGCACACAGTTTCTAATTAGAAGGCCAATAATTAAATCCAAATCTTTTTCAGAAttttttaattatatatatttttaaagtAGTATATATACTAGTATGGTACTTACAAGGTTGGTGATGGccaactttttattcttttttttttgagcaaagaCAATTTTTTATTCGTGGGGTTATCAGGTAACACGGCCCAGGGAAAGAAGCAAAACGGGCTGGGTCAGCCCACTACTGTTACCGTCATGATGCATTCCATATTTCATTCCAACTTGGTGCCTGGTAGGGCAGCCAGAAAACGCTGCGCCGCCGCCACAACACAGCTACTTCTTTATTGAGATCAGAGATGTCGATGCTCGGGCGGCGGTTCGTCAACATCGTGGCGGCGGGCAAGTACAAGACCGGTATGTTGTCGGTGCACCGCCTCGACGCCTCCAAGCATCTCTTTTACCCGTCAGCATCCGAAGCACGATTTGTCGGCGGTGACGGTGaggcgccacgcccacgcccac
This genomic interval from Miscanthus floridulus cultivar M001 unplaced genomic scaffold, ASM1932011v1 os_2114_1_2, whole genome shotgun sequence contains the following:
- the LOC136534635 gene encoding dirigent protein 1-like, which translates into the protein MAISISSSSVAASNKRLLLVAAVALALSASPSAVSARRRPVRLRLYMHDIVGGPGQTAVRLVKGPGPENPSMHPGNYFGDTVAVDDLLTEGLAVDSAPVGRAQGTYMTGSMRRPVFVVAVTLLLTAGPYNGSTLVVAGRDDTSLPVRELAVVGGTGALRRAAGHVLWSTARVESALHAVLLLDVHASVPAPSKAAAAAAESLVSSA